The DNA segment cctctccttcccaagtACATATTATATGCATCATCATCATTTTGTGTGTAgcgtgtttgcctgcatgtgtgtgagtgtgccacGAGCccgcctggtgcctgcagaactAGGAGTTCCAGATGTTCATGAACGTCCATGTGGGAACTGAGGGATGAACCTTTGCGTGCTGGAAGAGTAGCTAGCACTCTTAACCCACGGGCCAGCCTCCAGCCCCCTGGCCGCTTTTGTCTTTCCACAGTAAAGATGACTCGGCGTTCATGGTAAACCCACTGACGGCACAGGGAATTGTGGTGGCCGTCGTGGCTTATGACATTGCACCCAAAGGTAATAAGGGTGGCCCCTGAAGATTTGGGGGCCAGAGCCCCCCTCCCCGGTGGATTCTGACCGAGCATTTTGCTCTCAGGCACACTGGACCAGATGGTGGACCAGGTGAGCCGCAGCGTTGTGTTTCTGCAGAGACGCTATCCGAGCAATGAGTAGGTGTCTCATGGAGGCCCTCTGTAGACCAAGGGAGGGGTAGATCTGTGGAGCCCAACCGGGACTGGGACTTCCCATGCCTTAGGGAAGTAGCCGTAATCCAAGTCTCTGTCTCACCCAGGGGAATCTACCTCTGTGGACACTCTGCGGGAGCTCACCTGGCTGCCATGATGCTCCTGGCCAGCTGGACCAAGCATGGCGTCACACCCAACATCCAAGGTTCCTTATTGTTTGTCAAAACAGAATCTGGTATCTGACCTATAAGGGCTCTGTGGGTACGGGAAGAGCTGGCCAGACAGCTCTTACCCTCTCTGGAGCCATGGAGGATTGGGCAGCTCCATCTAGGCCCAGCCCTGGGCCTGAGCTCCTCTCCTTCACAGGCCTTCTCCTGGTGAGTGGGATCTACGACCTGGAGCCCCTCGTATTTACCTCCCAAAATGACCTTCTGCACATGACCCTGTGAGTCGCctgccctccctcttctccagTACCCCCACCCAAGGCCTGTCTCCCCTCTGCCCTGACCTCCACTGTCCCATCCCAGGGAAGATGCTGAGAGAAACAGTCCGCAGCGACTCTTGGAGGTGGCTCCAGCACGGCCTGTGGTTCCAGCCTACCCTGTGTTGGTGTTTGTGGCTCAGCACGATTCTCCAGAGTTCCACCGACAGTCCAAGGAGTTCTGTGAGGTACCGCCCACAACCAGCTTAGCCCCTGTTCAGCATCGCGTGATCTCCCTCTCTGGACCTGGTGGTGCACATACGTACTCCCGATTACTCCGGAGGCTGAGGCGAGAGGGTCATGTGGTCAGGGTGTGCTGTAAAGAGAGCCCAGGGCTAGCCTAAGGAACTtagtaagaccttgtttcaaagtttaaaaaaagagggggcgggggggctggagagatggctcagtggttaagagcactgactgctcttccagaggtcctgagttcaagtcccagcaaccacatggtggctcacgaccgtctgtaatgggatcagatgccctggtgtgtctgaagacacctacagtgtataaaaaataaataaatcttttaaaaaatattaaaagagggttggggatttagctcagcggtagagcgcttgcctaagaagcgcaaggccctgggttcggtccccagctccgaaaaaaaaaaaaatattaaaagaaaagagagaggttaGGGTGTAACTCGGTGGTAATGGGCTTGGTAAACATAAGCCAGGCTCTGGTGGAATCCCCCAAGGACTGTAATAAATACAAATCCTGTCTACCCAGACCCCAGGACAGTCATTTTCTCattcaacaaaaccatccaaATAAACTTGCCGTGCACCAGACACTgagagctacctccccagccacACTCTTATGcccgccccacccccatttcTATCCAGACACTACGCCTTGCAGGATGGAAGGCCTCTTTCCAGGAGCTGTGTGGTGTGGATCACTTTGACATCATAGAGAATCTGACCCGGGAGGATTATGCCCTCACCCAGGTGAGGTTCACCCCTCCCTGCAACAGTCTTTCCACATGGACTGCGTGGATCCCACTCCCTAACATGGCCACCGTGGCCAGGGCGGCAAGAGCAGGGGAGAAACACTGACCCGTGTCTAGATGCAAAAGCCAAGGCCAGCTCCACAGAAGGGCATGTGGCTAGTGTTTATTAATTATTGTTGAGACAacgtctcactacatagcccttcTAAATAGATGCAGCTGCCCTCAAACTtgtagtgatcctcctgcctcagtctcctggggtgctgagattagaggtgtaTACAACCATATCAGGCTTGCTACAACTTTGACACAGAGAATACCATGAGCAATTCAGAGAAGCCAGCAGGATGGCTCActaagtgctggagagatggctcagcggttaagagcactgactgctctcccagaggtcctgagttcaaatcccagcaaccacatggtggctcacaaccatctgtaatgggatccgatgccctcttctgggtgtgtctgaagacagctacagtgtacttatatatataaaataaataaatcttaaaaaaaacaaaaggctcACTGGGTAAAGAAAGGTACTTGctagggttagggatttagctccgtggtagagcacttgcctagcaagagcaaggccctgggttcgctcctCAGCTCCTGGAGAGAAAAAAAGTACTTGCTGTCAcaccagagaacctgggtttgaccCCCAGGACCCacgaggtggaaggagagaaccacttCTCGAAAGTTatcttctaacctccacatgcGTGCCATGCTGTGTGAACATACAATAAATAGTCCTCTTAAAGTCCaaggataggggttggggatttagctcagtggtagagcgcttgcctagcaagcacaaggccctgggttcggtccccagctccgaaaaatagaaaaaagaaaaaaaaaaaaaaaagaaaaagtaaaagtccAAGGATAAAGCTGGACATGGCGTCGTACGCCTTTAGTCCCATGCtggcgaggcagaggcaggcagatctctgagtttgaggctggcctggtcctatagagttccatgacagccagggctacccagagaaacatTTTGAGGTGAGAGGGGCCAAGGATAAATAGAAAAATGTGGCCAGAAAGCTGATAGggataattctttttgtttttttctccttttgctgATAGGATTGACTGGCTTGATTTTATTTtcaggtgctggggattgaatactgtatatgtgtgtgtgtgtgtgtgtgtgtgtgtgtgtgtgtgtgtgtgttgacatgaGGCATCTTCAGACactcatgtttttaaaattttaattattttatataagtacactgtacactgtcgctgtcttcagacacaccagaagggggcatcagatctcattacagatggttgtgagccaccatgtggttgttgggaattgaacttagggacctctggaagagcaggcagtgctcttaacctctgagccatctctcctgcccctgacAGACTTTTAAAACACCTTTCTGTTACACTTGCCTGTCTACtctgtatgtgtggaggtcagaggctgacTTGCTGGAGTTGAGTATTCTTCAACAGTTctgggatcaaacttaggtcgtcaacttggtggcaagcacctttacccgctgagccatctcattaaGGTTTTGAACctgtaatccttctgcctccacatcCTGTGGACTCCGGGACTAGTTTAGACCTTTTATTTGCTTGTCTATTTATATTGAAAcatggttttactatgtagcctggctggcctcacacccagagatccacctgcctctgcctcccaagtattgggaccAAAATTGTGTGCCAGCACCAACAACCGTTTATTTACACGGCCATCCATTCCTGggcttttctgtcttctcttccccGTGCAGATCATTTTGAAAATGATCTTCCAGAAGCTGTGAGGACACCCAGTCCCCAGCCTGCATGCACCTCAGAGAGCCTCCAAAAATGAAGTGACCGTTCCACCTCACGCTGGCTTGCCTGTCCACCCTGTATAGTCTCCCTGCTGTGAACACATTCTCCTCTCCCGCCATTCTTCGCCCCACCGAGATGGAACTCCGGGGAAAGCCTGCAGATTGTCACTGGgagatacacacagccaccacctGGCCAAGTCtgtcccccagccccacccctcgCCTGCTTACAGGGCGTGGCAATCACCCTCTGGCTGGCTTTCTATGGGAGTTAGCAGTATCAGTGTGGActggctggggctgaggctgtaGCTGAGTGCTGGAGTTCTGCCTATCTCCTGCTGCaagagagggtggggtggggagaagagatGAAGCCAGAAGGCCAGACTGGCCAGACCGGCCAACCACTGGGGGATGTAACTCAGTAACTCGCTGGTAGAATAACCAGCCAACACGCATAGGATCGTGGGTTTTAACAAGGAAACCTGGTAttaacaaggaaaaaagaaaagaaaaaggcaggggtagggtggggggcATGCCCAGTGTACAcctgaatcccagcactgaggcaggaggattgcttgtgagttcaagaccagccatcgctagaccccgtctcaaaaaagaaaagtggctggagagatggttcggtgggACAGAGTGCCTGGCACTGAGCCTCACAACCTGTGTTGGGTCCTGGGGACCCATACGGAAGCAAACCACCACGCCCCCCCCCATTGTCCCTTGTCTgccatgtatatgtgtttagcacacacacacatccatacatgaTGATGGTGATTAAAAAGAACCcatgtcgggctggagagatggctcagtggttaagagcactgactgctcttccagaggtcctgagttcaattcccagcaaccacatggtggctcacaaccatctgtaatgagctctgatgccctcttctggtgtgtccgaagagagtgacagtgtactcacatacataaaataaataaataaataaataaataaataaataaataaataaatagaacccATGTCTGCGCCCACTGTGTGAACCGTCAAGGATTTCCTCAGAACTGCACCATCCCAGTGAGGCCGCCTGCACCGAGACCGGTGTGTGGCAGGTTTCTGCAGCACACCCTGTAGCCACTGGTCCTTCTGAAACAGCAGGTGTGGGATATTCTATTGGGTTCTTGTAGCTACCACCCTTTCCTACCCCAACCCCTTCCGAAcccccagcactaggaaggttagaggggaaagggggggagTAGATGCCCTGCTGGTCAGGGGTGTCAAGATCCTTGAGGCAGCAAGTCATCAGACAATAAATTAAGCCGCAGGGGATGCAGCAGCCACCTCTTCTTGGGGCTCTGGCCTTTTTATACCCCctcaaaagtccccagaattccaaacgtgAGCTATGTGCAGTTGGCCAACCGATGCCCCTGCTAGGGCACAAGACGAATGAccgctgctgtggacagtctgaagcaatGCCATACCCCACACCTGGGATCAAAAACAGAAGCACAGTCACACAACTGggttttcaaagaaataaaaaattctcaCTACAGTGGCCATTCCTGCTTCCTTTCCAAAGCTTCTCTCAAACTCACCTGGTGGGGCCTGccagcaatcccagcacttgagggctCTTTAGCTCAGGTCTAATTTGtgatgggtttctctgtgtctggtttgctttttatgtttctgtggtaaaggccatgaccaaagcaacttgagaaggaaaAAGTTCATTTCATCCTACGCGTTTCAGTCTGTCATccaaggaagccaaggcaggaccTTGAGGCAGAAACGACCAGAGGAAGGCTGTGTACTTTCGCTCCCAGCCTCATGCTCAGCCACCTACAGTCCAGCCCTACCTGCTTAGGAATGACACCGCCCATGGTGGTCTGGACCCTTTCACATGAATTAGTAGTTAAGACAGAGTCCCACAGACATGGCGAGAGGCTACTCTGATGAGCAGTTCCTCAGCTGACAGTTTCTCTGCCTGGATGTGTGTTCAGGTTTGTGTGACATTGACAGGTGACACCATCTACATCTTACATCCTGACAGTTGTAAGCAGCAGAAAGGCTGCGTTTCCatgccttccccttccccattctTTCCTGCCAAATCAGAGGCTCATGCTGAGCAGAGAATTCATTCGGAGTATCTGTGTGTTCTATCATTGCTCCTTTGTGTGTGAGTCCTTTGTGGGCAGACACGCTAAGCCCTAGTTGTGTCTTATCACCCATTGGGGACTGTGCAACCAGTTCTCCCCCATCTACTTTGGGGTTTGTCTGTCCTTATCCGGGTATCAATGGTATCACATGACTTTTCAGAGAGGATATGAACAATGCATCTACTTACCTCAGAAAGGGCACCAGCAACAGACCAAAGGAAGATCCCATTGAGTCTAGTACCCAGGGTGTTTATTACTGACAGGGGACATGGTTGACTCAGGGCAGCTGCGTCCCTGAAAAGCCCTCACAGCATGGGTGACAACTCACTTCATTCCTGGAGCTACTGCGTGTGGTTGGCTCAGGCCTTTCAGCATTTACTGACTTTATAAGCTAGCAGCCAGGCCTTGCAGCTCCCCTGTGGTTCGGAGCTGAACATTGCTGAGCCTTCTGGCTCCCTACAGGAGCGAATGTTTCAACCTAGAGGAGATAGCTAACTACAGCCATCTAGAAAGGGTCAAACATCAGGGCCGAAGAGGTGTCTTAGCGGTTCAAAGCACAGTTTGGCTGTAGCAGGCTTGAGTTCTAGTCCCAGCGCTCACAACCGCCTGTAGCTACAGTTCCAGGAAGACCGGACCGCTCTGGTCTCTGGGGGCACTGCGCAGAGTGATTCAAAAAGTACAAATAAATCTTTCACATAAACTTTCAGATTCAGGTGACTACAAATAACTTGTATTGGAACATGGCCTTGTTCATGGTGGCCCTTGTGTTCCGGGGCAGGTGGGGTACCTGCGACACAGTCAGTCTGGCCCCGGCGAAGGCTTTTCTCTGTGCTTCAGTCTGGGCTGGGTCCCTCCTGACGTCGGGCGTTTATAGTGGATGAGTTTCTCATTCCTAGGACTCAACTCCAAGCACCTCCCGACTCAAGGACGGCCTATTTTATGACTCGGTTTGCAGAGATGGAGTCCACTGTAGTGAAGAGGCGTGGAGCACGGGGCTGCTGACTCTAGCGTCCAAAGACCAGGAAGGATGCTTCCTAGATCCCGAGAGGGTCACGTGTGCGGAGTCAGCCATGTCATCTCGGTCCAGGCCACCCCACAGCCTGGGCTTCTCTCTGAGTACCTAGTAGTCAGGAATATCCAAAGTGAGCCAGGCTGAGACCGGGGCATTGCCATGAATTCAAGTCTGGGCTCCATAGCAAGATCGAGTATGGGCAGTCCCGTAGCAGAGCCACAGAGCTCTGATTCTCACTTCCGGTATTTGTAAGTTACCgggacattctcattcattcCGTAAGCTTTGCGTTTGTGAAGTTGTGTGAGGGTTCTGAACAGATTTGTGTGAGGCCTTATGTGAGGGTTCTGAACAGATTTGTTCATTACCTGTAGCGAGGCCTTGTGTAGCACACGCTGGGGGACTCCCTAGGTGGCTCCAGCTCCTGGCATTCTCTTCCGGCCGCCATTGGTACTGCATAGGTGGCTGGCATGTATtccttctccagccccaaacataAGCCAAGCATGGGAGCGCCTGCCTGTTGTCATCCGACCACTGGGGAGAGAGACCAAGGAATAATGAACACTGCCagcttgaagctagcctgggctacatagtgaactgCCTggcatgggtcctgggaactgagctcatGCCCTGGAAAAGCAGGACCTGTTCTTCACTTTGAGTCTCCTGcgccgccatgcctggctttctgaGCGGCTTTAAGGTAGGTTGGGCTAAGCCAGGATGTTGAAGTGGTCAGAACTAGGAGTCCATCTTTGACTTGGGATATCGATTCCTAGTGGAACAATAAGATGCATTTTTAGTGACATACGTAAAATGTTCAACCATATGCTGCAGCACGGTCTCAGACTGTGGAAGCCACAAAATTCCTGGGCTtctgtctatgtatatatgtatctatacatctatgtatatatctgatctatctatctatatctgtatatgatatatctatgtatctacatctatctatttttgtttgtttgtttgtttgtttgtttttgagacagtttctctatgcagccctagctggcctgcACCTCATAgttagaccaggatggcctcaagctTAGCGATCAACTTGCCTCTGCCCCCCTGGGACTAGAGAAGCACACTACCCCATGAGTCTCTGTATGCACGTGACAATGAATATAAAGGGAGAAGTCTAGAAAGAGCTGCACTGaaggtctctgtgtctctctggagggTAGAGTGCCAGGAAGATGTAGAGGAGTGCTTGCTTTCTCTGGAttctttgagtcttttttttttttttaagggtttatttattttataagtacaccgtagctctggaagagcagtccatgctcttaaccactctccagccctctttgagTCTTTACATGAGAGTTGGAAGAGGACTTCGGTGTTCTTTGAATTAGCAACATCAAAACTCTCAGAAACCTTGTTGGAAGCTGGGAGATGCGAATGTGATAGTTGTGACCAGAATCCACTGTGGAGTTACAAAGGAAGTCAGTCAGTCAGGGCCATGGGACCTCAGTGACTGTTTGTAACCCATTCCTGGAATCTCTCTCACCTGAGTTACTCCCTGGGCTGTACCCTAAAGTAGGCATGAGCgaatgtaaataaacacacaaacatatacatatatgctctGCTATATGTAAATATGCATGCATAGAGAAAGGGGCTGGGAGCCTGTTAGGCAGTAATACCAGCATcgaacaggcagaggcaggaggaacataGTAAGTTCAACAGAGTGAGCTTTAGGTCATtggcgggtgggggtggggctagcTAGACTGGCCAAAgccaaagatggctcagtaggtgaaaGACCTTGCTGAACCAGCCTGGCCACCTGGGATCcccaggtggaaggagaaaacccaaCTCTCAAAACCtgtcctgggggttggggatttagctcagtggtagagcgcttgcctagcaagcacaaggccctgggttcggtccccagctccggaaaaaaaaaaaaaaaaaaaaaaacaaactgtcctggctacactctgcacacacatacacacacacacacacacacacacacacatccatcacacatacataaacaccaAGAACAatcagtaggtttttttttttaatttatcactCTTATGTATATAGGGAGGTATGTGCACCTGAATGCAAGTGCCCACAGGGGTCTGAGCTCCcggatccccctggagctggggtaaCTGGAagtatgagtgctgggattgaactcaggtccttaaggAGAGCAGAGTCgcgtgctcttcactgctgagccaactctcccgTCTCCAAAatcaatactttttaaaaattaaagatgctACTTTAAAACGTAAAAAGCTATCCCTTCCCCTTACGAAATAGGaattattgggctggagagatggctcagcggctaagagcactgactgctcttccagaggtcctgagttcagatcccagcaaccacatggtggctcacaaccatctgtaatgggatctgatgccctcttctggtgtgtctgaaggcagctacagtgtacccatatatataaaaataaattaattaattaaaaaaaaaacccagaagttGTCGACTGAAAGAAGTCAGTGGCCTATCGTGGAGCTgaggaccaatggcctctcccTGTACCTCACAGGACAGGAGACACGTTGTCCTACAACTCTCAGCAGCCGGGTGCAGTAGACAAGGCAACAATTactttatttatctttttctctAGATTTCCATGCGATTATTTATAGATAGACTGAAGGGTTTACCATTACTTGGTCTCCTTGCTTTGAAAATGCAGGAGAGTTGGCCCAGTGACTAGACCCCTAATCTTTTCCTGGTTCCCCAGTGACCCTGGCACTGACCCAGACTACAAGAAATGGTTCTTTCATAGATGCAAACCTCATGCCCTGGCTCTTAGGATACTTGTGGAGACTTAGGATACTTGGGTTTTTAGAGATAAGGCCCTATCAAGTTGCtctctggggggctggagagatggctcagcagttaagagcactgactgctcttccagaggtcctgagttcaaatcccagcaaccacatggtggctcataaccatctgtaaggagatctgatgtcctcttctggtgtctgaagacagctacagtgtacttatatataataaataaatcttaaaaaaaaaaaaaagttgctctCTGACACTAGCTGAGAAATCAGGGCCTGGTTGCCTAGTATCCAGGAGCTGCCCATAGGTTAACTCCAGAATCTGATTTCACCTGGCCTCAGGAACCTTCCAGATTTTCCCCAGGAGCTCTGAGTTTCCACATACCCATTGAATAACCTGGCTAGATgcttgtctaggaagcacaaggccctgggttcggtccccagctctggaaaaaaaaaaaaaaaaaaaagaataacctgGCTAGAGCAGGAACAGGCAAGTCAACAGACAGCTGTGGGCAGAACTGTGGCGACAGGTTCTGTTACATAAGCGACCTTAGCTGCTCAGAGCAGGTTACTGAATAATCAGGCTGGGGAGGGGACACAGAGAACAGGCAGGCCTGGGCAGCAAGTGAGAAGAAATtggagtctggagagatgactcagcagttaagagcactggcttttcttccagaggacccgggttcaattcccagcacccacacggcggttcacagctgtctgtaattccagttccaaggaatccgaCATCCTTAACCCAGACGtgcatcacagacacacacgcaggcgAACACCAATGCACGTACGATAAgactaaatcattttaaaaacagagaggggctggagagatggctcagtggttaggagcactgactgctcttccagaggtcctgagttcaagtcccagcaaccacatggtggctcacaaccatctgtaatgagatctgatgccctcttctggtgtgtctgagacagctacagtgtacttacatacataaagtaaataaataaaatattttaaaaacagagagaagaaatcaaGCGGTCACTTGACTGCGGAAGAGGAGAGGAGCCTCTTTTGGGTTGATACAAATTATCAGTTCTTGGTTGTTTTATTCTCTCAGATGGAGGAGGATCCAAATGCTTTGACCTCCGACTGTTGTGACATTGCTGTGACACTGCAGTGTTCTTAGCTAATCGGGACTCATCAAACAGCAGCCGGACAGTGCCAAGCCA comes from the Rattus norvegicus strain BN/NHsdMcwi chromosome 10, GRCr8, whole genome shotgun sequence genome and includes:
- the Afmid gene encoding kynurenine formamidase isoform X2; amino-acid sequence: MALPSSPSPGQAPWRTLSSEELEKQYSPRRWVIRMKTEEVVGNFMQIGSQATQKARATRRNQLDVSYGDGVGEKMDIYFPDEDSKAFPLFMFLHGGYWQSGSKDDSAFMVNPLTAQGIVVAVVAYDIAPKGTLDQMVDQVSRSVVFLQRRYPSNEGIYLCGHSAGAHLAAMMLLASWTKHGVTPNIQGLLLVSGIYDLEPLVFTSQNDLLHMTLEDAERNSPQRLLEVAPARPVVPAYPVLVFVAQHDSPEFHRQSKEFCEVPPTTSLAPVQHRVISLSGPGGAHTYSRLLRRLRREGHVVRVCCKESPGLA
- the Afmid gene encoding kynurenine formamidase isoform X1 → MALPSSPSPGQAPWRTLSSEELEKQYSPRRWVIRMKTEEVVGNFMQIGSQATQKARATRRNQLDVSYGDGVGEKMDIYFPDEDSKAFPLFMFLHGGYWQSGSKDDSAFMVNPLTAQGIVVAVVAYDIAPKGTLDQMVDQVSRSVVFLQRRYPSNEGIYLCGHSAGAHLAAMMLLASWTKHGVTPNIQGLLLVSGIYDLEPLVFTSQNDLLHMTLEDAERNSPQRLLEVAPARPVVPAYPVLVFVAQHDSPEFHRQSKEFCETLRLAGWKASFQELCGVDHFDIIENLTREDYALTQVRFTPPCNSLSTWTAWIPLPNMATVARAARAGEKH
- the Afmid gene encoding kynurenine formamidase isoform X4 → MRIPKLSPSSCSCMEDTGRVEGTLDQMVDQVSRSVVFLQRRYPSNEGIYLCGHSAGAHLAAMMLLASWTKHGVTPNIQGLLLVSGIYDLEPLVFTSQNDLLHMTLEDAERNSPQRLLEVAPARPVVPAYPVLVFVAQHDSPEFHRQSKEFCETLRLAGWKASFQELCGVDHFDIIENLTREDYALTQVRFTPPCNSLSTWTAWIPLPNMATVARAARAGEKH
- the Afmid gene encoding kynurenine formamidase, giving the protein MALPSSPSPGQAPWRTLSSEELEKQYSPRRWVIRMKTEEVVGNFMQIGSQATQKARATRRNQLDVSYGDGVGEKMDIYFPDEDSKAFPLFMFLHGGYWQSGSKDDSAFMVNPLTAQGIVVAVVAYDIAPKGTLDQMVDQVSRSVVFLQRRYPSNEGIYLCGHSAGAHLAAMMLLASWTKHGVTPNIQGLLLVSGIYDLEPLVFTSQNDLLHMTLEDAERNSPQRLLEVAPARPVVPAYPVLVFVAQHDSPEFHRQSKEFCETLRLAGWKASFQELCGVDHFDIIENLTREDYALTQIILKMIFQKL
- the Afmid gene encoding kynurenine formamidase isoform X6, with the translated sequence MRIPKLSPSSCSCMEDTGRVEGTLDQMVDQVSRSVVFLQRRYPSNEGIYLCGHSAGAHLAAMMLLASWTKHGVTPNIQGLLLVSGIYDLEPLVFTSQNDLLHMTLEDAERNSPQRLLEVAPARPVVPAYPVLVFVAQHDSPEFHRQSKEFCEIILKMIFQKL
- the Afmid gene encoding kynurenine formamidase isoform X3: MALPSSPSPGQAPWRTLSSEELEKQYSPRRWVIRMKTEEVVGNFMQIGSQATQKARATRRNQLDVSYGDGVGEKMDIYFPDEDSKAFPLFMFLHGGYWQSGSKDDSAFMVNPLTAQGIVVAVVAYDIAPKGTLDQMVDQVSRSVVFLQRRYPSNEGIYLCGHSAGAHLAAMMLLASWTKHGVTPNIQGLLLVSGIYDLEPLVFTSQNDLLHMTLEDAERNSPQRLLEVAPARPVVPAYPVLVFVAQHDSPEFHRQSKEFCEIILKMIFQKL
- the Afmid gene encoding kynurenine formamidase isoform X5, giving the protein MRIPKLSPSSCSCMEDTGRVEGTLDQMVDQVSRSVVFLQRRYPSNEGIYLCGHSAGAHLAAMMLLASWTKHGVTPNIQGLLLVSGIYDLEPLVFTSQNDLLHMTLEDAERNSPQRLLEVAPARPVVPAYPVLVFVAQHDSPEFHRQSKEFCETLRLAGWKASFQELCGVDHFDIIENLTREDYALTQIILKMIFQKL